A region of Scleropages formosus chromosome 2, fSclFor1.1, whole genome shotgun sequence DNA encodes the following proteins:
- the LOC108936925 gene encoding protein FAM83D-like, with translation MALSQRLDDSPDPRRRGRRRTDTVTQDVYNERHRLALEELVSGGRDSYLRFLQKEGMPSFLSDEEVRRVSAAAVVPRCASMSGEDAGMELSFSGSVSCSSLTYFPEASDVEPPELELGWPALASGSFRGVTRAVAHFQPSYGACIYSCKEAARRMIRSAREVIAIVTDSLTDLDIFGDLQEACSQRRVPVYILLDQSCVSSFLQMCRDLSVSLDSLQHMRVRSITGATYFLRSGAKIVGKVNERFMLIDGNRVATGSYRFSWTDGKLNSSNLMELSGQITENFDEEFRILYAQSMPVSTQAMSTFQKTSTTDHPLLKQSQTQECPQASVSDSTMGGVVECRGKSGDENQQSHLVLDTYTIVEDGMEEGHVQQGVAVDVSEHTAKRTGMNLQPLHLHKHYEGKRTLLDRGIQTDPLALFAQQAVSMTATETCSQENTSSGELSDSESGLTTKARRCSQAKYSPESGLRDCFQKLTKERQHHYSRIRSKLNHMVMLLSSRRELVELTNLTFTPPTHKVFKEQENGANPMLSVDEALASSWTRSKVKCLQ, from the exons ATGGCTCTGTCGCAGCGCCTGGACGACTCGCCCGACCCTCGGCGGCGTGGCCGCCGGAGAACGGACACAGTCACGCAGGACGTGTACAATGAGAGGCACCGGCTCGCCCTTGAGGAGCTCGTTTCGGGCGGGAGAGACTCGTACCTGCGCTTCCTGCAGAAGGAGGGGATGCCCAGCTTCCTCTCCGACGAGGAGGTCCGACGGGTCAGCGCTGCGGCCGTGGTGCCCCGGTGCGCGTCCATGAGCGGGGAGGACGCCGGCATGGAGCTGTCCTTCAGCGGCTCCGTGAGCTGCTCCTCGCTCACCTACTTCCCCGAGGCGTCCGACGTGGAGCCCCCGGAGCTGGAGCTCGGCTGGCCCGCGCTGGCGTCGGGCTCCTTCCGCGGGGTCACGCGGGCGGTCGCTCACTTCCAGCCCAGTTACGGCGCGTGCATATACAGCTGCAAAGAGGCCGCGCGCAGGATGATCCGCAGCGCGAGAGAG GTGATCGCCATAGTAACGGACTCCCTAACGGACCTGGACATCTTTGGGGACCTACAGGAGGCCTGCTCTCAACGCAGGGTCCCGGTGTACATCCTGCTGGACCAGTCCTGCGTGTCCTCCTTCCTGCAGATGTGCAGGGACCTCAGTGTGTCCCTGGACAGCTTACAG cacatGCGAGTGCGGAGCATCACCGGGGCCACCTATTTCCTGCGATCTGGAGCCAAAATTGTGGGGAAAGTTAATGAAAGATTCATGCTGATTGATGGAAACAGAGTTGCTACAGGGTCATACAG gttcagcTGGACCGATGGGAAACTAAACAGCAGCAATCTGATGGAGCTATCAGGTCAGATCACGGAGAACTTTGATGAGGAATTCCGTATTCTGTATGCCCAGTCCATGCCTGTCAGCACTCAAGCCATGTCCACTTTTCAAAAGACCAGCACCACTGATCATCCTCTCCTCAAGCAGTCCCAAACCCAGGAGTGCCCCCAGGCATCAGTGTCAGACTCCACAATGGGGGGAGTTGTTGAGTGCAGAGGAAAGTCTGGAGATGAGAACCAACAGTCTCATCTGGTGTTAGACACCTACACTATTGTAGAAGACGGCATGGAGGAAGGTCATGTTCAGCAAGGTGTGGCTGTGGATGTTTCCGAGCATACAGCTAAAAGGACGGGGATGAATTTACAGCCTCTTCATCTCCACAAGCATTATGAGGGAAAGCGCACTTTACTGGATAGAGGGATACAGACAGACCCGCTTGCCCTGTTTGCACAGCAGGCTGTCTCTATGACCGCCACTGAAACGTGTTCCCAAGAGAATACCTCCTCTGGGGAGCTTTCAGACTCCGAGTCTGGCCTGACCACCAAGGCAAGAAGATGTTCTCAAGCCAAGTACTCTCCTGAGAGCGGCCTGAGGGATTGCTTCCAGAAGCTGACCAAAGAGCGGCAGCATCACTACTCGAGGATTCGCTCGAAGCTGAACCACATGGTCATGCTGCTCTCCAGCCGACGTGAGCTGGTGGAACTCACCAACTTGACCTtcaccccacccacacacaaagTATTCAAAGAACAGGAAAATGGTGCTAACCCAATGCTGTCTGTGGATGAAGCACTTGCGTCATCTTGGACAAGGTCAAAAGTCAAATGTTTACAGTGA
- the rab5if gene encoding GEL complex subunit OPTI has translation MNGSKRKGVQHVANGGAKQPVWSRAFRAQATWDDKEEFLDVIYWFRQIIAVILGVILGIVPLTGFLGISTFCAVNAVVLYLYFNNFQQIDEEEYGGTWELTKEGFMTSFALFLVTWIIFYTAIHHN, from the exons ATGAACGGTTCAAAACGGAAGGGTGTACAACATGTCGCCAACGGGGGCGCGAAGCAGCCCGTGTGGAGCAGAGCGTTCCGTGCCCAAGCTACGTGGGACGATAAG GAAGAATTTTTGGATGTGATTTACTGGTTTCGGCAAATCATTGCTGTTATTCTTGGGGTGATTCTTGGAATTGTGCCATTGACAGGATTTCTGGGAATATCCAC ATTCTGCGCTGTTAATGCAGTTGTCCTGTACCTCTACTTCAACAACTTCCAACAAATTGACGAGGAAGAATATGGAGGAACATGGGAGCTAACCAAAGAGGGCTTTATGACATCTTTCGCTTTATTCTTG gtgaCTTGGATAATATTTTACACAGCCATACATCATAACTGA